From a region of the Bacteroidales bacterium genome:
- a CDS encoding aminotransferase class IV, with protein MPSALCFINNRFLPYAEARFHISDLSIQRGYGIFDYFVDMDGRIPFLEDYLDRFYTSAERLNMEVPLERKIMKEKIRYLLQQNKFGTSGIKLLLTGGYSEDLYSPSTPNFMILNLPVTHQPGDFGEGVKLILLDYQRHIPEVKTTFYLPSIALFPKLKEKGAVEVLYHHNGLISETTRANIFLIKNGKLITPTPGVLQGITRKYVLQVARELMSVEEREVKLEELWESEEVFITGTSKHVAPVMEVEGRIIGNGKPGKMTKVISEAYERFFNK; from the coding sequence ATGCCCTCTGCTCTATGCTTCATAAACAACCGTTTTCTTCCGTACGCTGAGGCTCGCTTCCACATTTCAGACCTGTCGATCCAGCGCGGTTACGGGATTTTTGATTATTTTGTTGATATGGACGGCAGGATACCGTTCCTGGAGGATTACCTCGACCGGTTTTATACATCGGCAGAGCGGCTGAATATGGAAGTTCCGCTGGAAAGGAAAATAATGAAGGAGAAGATCCGGTATTTGCTTCAGCAGAACAAATTCGGTACGTCGGGCATTAAATTACTGCTTACAGGAGGTTATTCAGAAGATCTTTATTCTCCTTCGACGCCCAATTTCATGATCCTGAACCTGCCGGTAACTCATCAGCCGGGGGATTTCGGGGAAGGAGTAAAGCTGATCCTTCTCGATTACCAGCGTCATATTCCCGAAGTTAAAACTACATTCTATCTTCCTTCCATCGCCCTCTTTCCAAAGCTGAAGGAAAAAGGGGCCGTTGAGGTGCTTTACCATCATAACGGACTGATTTCCGAAACCACCCGGGCCAACATCTTCCTGATCAAAAACGGTAAGCTTATTACACCTACTCCCGGAGTTTTGCAGGGAATCACCCGGAAGTACGTCCTCCAGGTTGCCCGGGAGCTGATGTCTGTTGAAGAACGGGAAGTGAAGCTTGAGGAATTATGGGAAAGCGAGGAAGTATTTATAACCGGGACTTCTAAGCATGTAGCGCCGGTGATGGAGGTTGAGGGGCGGATAATTGGGAACGGTAAGCCAGGTAAGATGACGAAGGTGATTTCGGAGGCTTATGAAAGATTTTTTAATAAATAA
- a CDS encoding MFS transporter, which translates to MKNYKKTAIRLILLFGLISLLGDIIYEGARGVNGPYLKTLGASAAIVGLVAGIGELLGYLIRLVSGYFSDKTRAHWVFTIIGYSFLMVIPMLALTGIWQFAAIFMVLERIGKGIRSPAKDTILSQATKQVGTGFGFAIVEFLDQIGATMGPLIFTFFFMSIGPGDKSIVDYQHGYSLMWFPFVILMMVLFTAFFLVKNPEELENDVVKKPQPDRVTRTFWLYCIFTFVTTLGFLNFAIIGYHLKANAIVSDAQIPLLYALAMAVDAVIGLFIGKMYDRLKIRFDNEHAGLLMLIILPVFTATLPIFTLSFHIGLIITGVVLWGVVMGTHETIMKAGIADITSIRKRGTGYGIFNMLYGIAIFIGSAAAGFLYDYSVTLLVIIMIVVELLALPVFFVMRKRVVKQ; encoded by the coding sequence ATGAAGAACTACAAAAAAACCGCCATACGACTAATCCTTCTCTTTGGCCTGATCAGCCTGCTGGGCGATATTATTTACGAAGGCGCCAGGGGGGTGAACGGACCATACCTGAAAACCCTCGGGGCCAGTGCAGCCATTGTAGGCCTAGTTGCCGGGATCGGCGAACTGCTGGGCTACCTCATCAGGCTCGTAAGCGGTTATTTTTCCGATAAAACCCGCGCCCACTGGGTCTTTACGATTATTGGCTACAGTTTCCTGATGGTCATCCCGATGCTGGCCCTTACTGGCATCTGGCAGTTTGCCGCCATCTTCATGGTCCTGGAACGCATTGGGAAAGGTATCCGCAGCCCGGCAAAAGATACGATCCTCTCACAAGCCACCAAGCAGGTCGGCACCGGGTTTGGCTTTGCCATCGTGGAATTCCTCGACCAGATCGGTGCGACCATGGGCCCGCTCATCTTCACCTTCTTCTTCATGAGTATCGGGCCGGGCGATAAATCCATCGTCGATTATCAGCATGGCTATAGCCTGATGTGGTTCCCTTTCGTAATATTGATGATGGTGCTCTTCACAGCCTTTTTCCTGGTCAAAAACCCTGAGGAACTGGAGAATGATGTCGTGAAAAAGCCTCAACCCGACAGGGTCACCCGCACCTTCTGGCTTTATTGCATCTTTACTTTCGTCACCACCCTCGGCTTTCTGAACTTCGCCATCATAGGCTACCACCTGAAGGCGAATGCGATTGTCTCAGACGCCCAGATCCCTCTTTTGTACGCGCTCGCCATGGCGGTGGATGCTGTCATTGGTCTGTTCATCGGTAAAATGTACGACAGACTGAAGATCCGGTTCGACAACGAGCACGCCGGTTTGCTTATGCTTATCATACTGCCCGTATTTACTGCCACTCTTCCCATTTTCACACTTTCATTCCATATCGGGCTGATCATCACCGGGGTAGTTCTCTGGGGGGTTGTCATGGGAACGCACGAAACCATCATGAAGGCAGGCATTGCCGACATCACCTCCATCCGCAAGCGGGGAACAGGATATGGTATTTTCAATATGCTTTACGGGATTGCGATCTTTATTGGAAGTGCCGCAGCAGGGTTCCTGTATGATTATTCGGTAACTTTGCTTGTTATTATAATGATTGTTGTTGAATTATTGGCGTTGCCGGTGTTTTTTGTGATGAGGAAGAGGGTTGTGAAACAGTGA
- a CDS encoding aminotransferase class V-fold PLP-dependent enzyme produces MNIPPLDTPEDDFWAWVQQSYMVSPNIINLNNGGVSPQPKVVQDTFERYNRFCNEAPSYYMWQILDQGREALRADLAALAGCDPGEIAINRNTTEAMNNIIYGLNLQKGDEVVLTKQDYPNVINLWKMLEQRDGIVLKWINLELPMENEDELAQIYINTFTDKTKVVNVTHIINWIGQIVPVKKIAAAAHQRDIDVLVDGAQSFALMDFKIPDLDCDYFATSLHKWLCAPFGSGLLYVRKDKIPGIRPIYPDDNPLGNEIVKFERMGTRSFATEMAIGSALDFHLAIGSKRKEDRLRYLKNYWMERVKDIPGVHLHTSFKPEYSCVIGLFSIDGYEPGDIDTYLFNNHKIHTVGIVWENISGVRVTPNVYTTEELVIQSPFRRAPMWRYRLSR; encoded by the coding sequence ATGAACATCCCACCGCTTGATACCCCCGAAGATGACTTCTGGGCCTGGGTGCAGCAATCCTATATGGTTTCACCGAATATCATCAACCTTAACAATGGTGGTGTCAGTCCCCAGCCAAAGGTGGTGCAGGATACCTTTGAACGCTATAACAGGTTCTGCAACGAGGCTCCATCTTACTATATGTGGCAGATCCTCGACCAGGGCCGCGAAGCGCTCCGGGCCGACCTTGCCGCTCTGGCCGGCTGCGATCCCGGTGAAATTGCCATCAACCGGAACACAACCGAGGCGATGAATAATATCATCTACGGACTGAACCTGCAAAAAGGAGATGAGGTAGTACTAACCAAGCAGGATTACCCCAATGTCATCAACCTGTGGAAAATGCTCGAGCAGCGCGACGGAATCGTCCTCAAATGGATCAACCTGGAGCTGCCAATGGAAAATGAAGACGAACTGGCCCAAATTTATATCAATACATTCACGGATAAAACCAAAGTAGTCAACGTGACCCATATCATCAACTGGATCGGGCAGATTGTGCCGGTGAAAAAGATCGCTGCGGCAGCGCATCAGCGAGATATCGACGTGCTGGTCGATGGCGCACAATCCTTTGCCCTGATGGATTTTAAAATCCCCGACCTCGATTGCGATTACTTTGCCACCAGCCTCCACAAATGGCTGTGCGCTCCTTTCGGATCCGGCCTGCTCTATGTTAGAAAAGATAAGATTCCCGGAATAAGACCTATTTATCCTGATGATAACCCCCTGGGCAACGAGATCGTAAAGTTCGAGCGGATGGGCACCCGCTCTTTTGCTACTGAAATGGCCATCGGTAGTGCCCTGGATTTTCACCTGGCTATCGGGTCAAAACGTAAGGAGGACCGCCTGCGGTACCTGAAAAATTACTGGATGGAACGCGTGAAAGATATACCCGGAGTGCATCTTCATACCTCTTTCAAACCTGAATATTCCTGCGTGATCGGCCTGTTTTCCATCGACGGATATGAACCGGGAGATATCGATACGTATCTTTTCAATAACCATAAGATCCACACGGTCGGTATAGTCTGGGAGAATATATCCGGCGTGCGGGTTACACCGAATGTATATACCACCGAAGAGCTGGTTATCCAGTCGCCCTTCCGGCGGGCGCCCATGTGGAGATATCGGCTATCGCGGTGA
- the arsM gene encoding arsenite methyltransferase yields the protein MENLKKLVQEKYGQIAKDSSEPEKKSGCGCGCDDTYTIFSENYDGKEGYAPNADLGLGCGIPTDFVNIHKGDTVIDLGSGAGNDCFVARALVGEEGKVIGIDMTKEMIELARSNAEKLGYKNVQFRYGDIENMPVTSKKADVVISNCVLNLVPDKDMAFMEICRVLKVGGHFCISDVVIRGELPPAIRNAAEMYAGCVAGALSYEEYMVSIQKMSFINLTIHKEKEIFVPDQVLSAFMTKEEIITYRSSGTGIYSITISGEKPAKGCVCCGT from the coding sequence ATGGAAAACTTAAAAAAACTGGTACAGGAAAAATACGGCCAAATCGCGAAGGACAGCAGTGAGCCCGAAAAAAAATCAGGTTGCGGATGCGGTTGTGATGACACATACACCATCTTCAGCGAGAATTATGACGGGAAAGAAGGCTATGCCCCTAATGCAGACCTGGGCCTCGGATGCGGGATACCGACAGATTTCGTGAATATCCACAAGGGCGATACGGTCATCGACCTCGGATCAGGTGCCGGGAACGACTGCTTCGTGGCCAGGGCGTTGGTCGGCGAAGAAGGCAAAGTCATCGGTATTGATATGACGAAAGAAATGATCGAACTGGCCAGGTCAAATGCTGAAAAACTGGGTTATAAGAACGTCCAGTTCCGCTACGGCGACATTGAGAACATGCCGGTAACCTCAAAGAAAGCCGATGTCGTTATCAGCAATTGCGTGCTGAACCTTGTACCCGACAAGGATATGGCTTTCATGGAAATTTGCCGTGTGTTGAAAGTCGGTGGGCATTTTTGCATCTCTGATGTGGTTATCCGCGGTGAGCTGCCACCTGCAATACGCAATGCCGCCGAAATGTACGCCGGATGCGTTGCAGGTGCGTTGAGCTACGAAGAATATATGGTTTCGATTCAAAAAATGAGCTTCATCAACCTGACAATCCATAAAGAAAAAGAAATTTTTGTTCCCGACCAGGTGCTAAGTGCTTTCATGACAAAGGAAGAAATCATAACTTACCGGAGTTCCGGCACAGGGATATACAGTATTACCATTTCCGGGGAAAAACCAGCCAAAGGATGTGTCTGCTGCGGAACATAA
- a CDS encoding arsenate reductase ArsC: protein MGKKILVICTGNSCRSQMAEGFLKSFDRSLEVFSAGTHPAPRVNPNAVKVMKELGIDISHHIPEKVDQYIDEEWDYVITVCGGANESCPAFTWKVKKRLHIGFDDPADAMGNEEKVLAEYRRVRDEIKRDFFEFYKKEFGI from the coding sequence ATGGGAAAAAAGATCCTTGTTATTTGCACGGGAAATAGTTGCCGTAGTCAGATGGCGGAAGGCTTCCTGAAATCGTTTGACCGTTCGCTTGAAGTTTTTTCAGCCGGTACTCATCCGGCGCCGAGGGTCAACCCCAACGCTGTGAAAGTAATGAAGGAACTGGGCATAGACATCAGCCATCATATTCCGGAAAAGGTGGACCAATACATTGATGAAGAATGGGATTATGTGATAACCGTTTGCGGAGGAGCCAATGAGTCGTGTCCTGCCTTTACCTGGAAAGTAAAAAAGCGACTTCACATTGGCTTTGATGATCCGGCCGATGCAATGGGCAATGAAGAAAAGGTGCTGGCAGAATACCGCAGGGTAAGGGATGAAATAAAGAGGGATTTCTTCGAGTTTTACAAGAAGGAATTTGGAATTTGA